The Toxorhynchites rutilus septentrionalis strain SRP chromosome 3, ASM2978413v1, whole genome shotgun sequence genome includes a region encoding these proteins:
- the LOC129773751 gene encoding uncharacterized protein LOC129773751, translated as MIRFVENQNGNCRLCSEPDHKQDMVECDDCDRWFHIGCVNLTVAPTAEEKWICPKCVQIQQRLASLEISARKKDEQIKQQLDAMDKLMATMKGQCSTSSSGQVTNQPTDRSFTQTVSMSSDWTIYLKRQSLTTLPRFSGASKDWPKFKKTFHDTTAEGGFSNLENLNRLEQVLKGDAYKTVQQLMINSENVPKIIEKLEECFGRKDLVYKELLNDLRRIKKDSRTVVPDISDALDNMVVNMEALGQKEYLRDHRLIEEIIEKLPYTIQVKWVEVIQSNTSIPTLNDLNKWLLPHSRIARMMQKSNNSVSTTERKPRVNVHQTMKCALCSASHRLFQCKNFKQMKTLERREFLAKKGICFKCLNSNDHIMRNCSMKGICGIDGCNKEHNRLLHQRSEYKRNQDTAADVRRGPEETTNIHRQRKEHLYYQIVPITVQNGERMIDTYAFLDTGSSVTLLDERMANMLELEGKVDPLTLKWTQDCLKSCSSKRVKFWIKGIGKPVMARTMHDLNLPIQTVDMEQIAKNYPYLKDIPLQDYKEAQPTLLIGLDNSELLSAIKTVKGNGPMAVKTRLGWVIYGKEYNINRQDYTMVIQEEQEMSKMMQRYFSIDDFGVKLVEKLPRSPEEERAQQILDNTIKLKDNRYEVGLLWKTKDVQFPDSYHTALRRLVIMENKLKQDEKLKDWAINTFADYVKKGYARKLAHSELINAVPRTYYLPHFIVHNQNKIPPKPRLVFDAASKINGVSFNSNLLSGPDATTSLVGVLLRFREGRIAVCGDIQEMFHQVKIKPEDQHAQRFLWRDCENNREPDVYIMEVMIFGSTCSPSCAQAVKNKNAAAFMESKPKAALAIEKQHYVDDYLDSFTNIREATAITKDVIDIHQHGGFFIRNFISNSKELLSNLSSDRIQSTDIKVIEDKDSCAEKVLGVYWNTKLDLIGYRLSLKKLSNEVRQTLRLPTKREVLAFVMSLYDPLGLISNYTIMGKILLQELHKDELDWDDEVPKHLSKQWQNWLAKIQQASNVKIPRCIIPDGAGKLELHTFVDTSEAIIDDPTQIFWRIKGLAKI; from the coding sequence ATGATACGTTTCGTGGAAAATCAAAACGGAAATTGCCGTTTGTGCTCGGAACCAGACCATAAACAGGATATGGTTGAATGCGACGATTGTGACCGATGGTTCCACATCGGTTGTGTTAACTTAACGGTCGCGCCGACAGCGGAAGAAAAATGGATCTGCCCGAAATGCGTGCAGATCCAACAAAGATTAGCATCATTGGAAATATCTGCTCGGAAGAAAGATGAGCAGATAAAACAACAACTGGATGCAATGGACAAATTAATGGCGACTATGAAAGGCCAATGCTCAACGTCATCCTCGGGCCAAGTAACAAATCAGCCCACGGATCGATCATTTACCCAAACAGTGAGTATGTCTAGTGACTGGACTATATATTTAAAGAGGCAATCATTGACGACCCTACCCAGATTTTCTGGCGCATCAAAGGATTGGccaaaatttaagaaaacattCCATGATACAACGGCAGAGGGAGGTTTCTCAAATTTAGAGAACCTCAACCGCCTGGAACAAGTTCTGAAAGGGGACGCGTATAAAACCGTCCAACAATTGATGATTAACTCAGAGAATGTTCCGAAAATAATCGAAAAGCTGGAAGAATGCTTTGGAAGGAAGGATCTTGTATATAAAGAACTTCTGAACGACCTGAGACGTATCAAAAAGGACAGCCGAACCGTAGTTCCGGATATATCAGACGCACTAGATAACATGGTGGTGAATATGGAGGCGCTGGGCCAAAAGGAATATCTACGTGATCATCGTTTAATAGAGGAAATCATAGAGAAGCTGCCATACACGATACAAGTGAAATGGGTTGAAGTGATCCAAAGCAACACTTCGATCCCAACACTCAACGATTTGAATAAGTGGTTATTGCCACATTCAAGAATAGCCCGTATGATGCAAAAGTCTAATAACAGTGTGTCGACTACGGAAAGGAAACCTCGAGTTAATGTTCATCAAACTATGAAATGTGCACTTTGTTCAGCCAGTCATAGGCTATTCCAATGTaagaatttcaaacaaatgaaaacattgGAACGTAGAGAGTTTTTGGCTAAAAAAGGAATTTGTTTCAAGTGCCTAAACTCCAATGACCACATTATGAGAAATTGTAGCATGAAAGGAATATGTGGAATCGATGGGTGCAACAAGGAGCACAATCGCTTACTTCATCAAAGATCGGAGTATAAAAGAAATCAGGATACGGCTGCTGACGTACGACGAGGTCCCGAAGAAACCACGAATATTCATCGACAACGCAAGGAACACCTTTACTATCAAATAGTTCCTATAACAGTCCAAAACGGCGAAAGAATGATAGACACCTACGCCTTCCTGGACACAGGATCATCAGTAACACTATTGGACGAGAGAATGGCTAACATGTTAGAGTTGGAAGGAAAAGTTGACCCGCTTACATTAAAATGGACACAGGATTGTTTAAAATCCTGCTCAAGCAAGAGGGTAAAATTCTGGATAAAGGGCATAGGAAAACCAGTGATGGCCCGGACTATGCATGATCTAAATCTTCCTATCCAAACAGTTGACATGGAACAAATTGCCAAGAATTATCCCTActtgaaggacattccgcttcaagATTATAAGGAAGCTCAGCCTACATTGTTAATTGGATTGGACAACAGCGAATTACTGAGTGCCATCAAAACGGTAAAAGGAAATGGTCCTATGGCAGTAAAAACGCGACTCGGATGGGTGATATACGGAAAGGAGTATAACATAAACCGTCAAGATTATACAATGGTCATCCAGGAAGAACAGGAGATGAGCAAAATGATGCAGCGATACTTCTCAATCGACGATTTTGGAGTGAAATTAGTGGAAAAACTGCCAAGATCACCAGAGGAAGAAAGAGCACAACAGATTCTCGACAACACCATCAAGCTAAAAGACAACCGTTACGAGGTCGGTCTGCTATGGAAAACCAAAGATGTACAATTTCCGGACAGCTATCATACAGCCTTACGGAGATTGGTGATTATGGAGAATAAATTGaaacaagatgaaaaattgaaggATTGGGCTATCAATACCTTCGCTGATTATGTGAAAAAgggatatgctagaaaactagcACATTCAGAGCTAATTAACGCGGTTCCGAGAACATACTATCTCCCGCATTTTATAGTTCACAACCAGAATAAAATACCTCCAAAACCAAGATTGGTATTTGATGCAGCTTCAAAAATAAATGGCGTATCGTTTAACTCTAATCTTTTGTCTGGACCTGATGCTACTACATCACTCGTTGGAGTATTGCTGCGATTCAGAGAGGGACGTATTGCAGTTTGTGGAGATATTCAAGAGATGTTCCACCAAGTCAAAATAAAACCGGAGGATCAGCATGCTCAACGATTTTTATGGCGAGATTGTGAAAACAATCGAGAACCTGATGTATACATTATGGAGGTAATGATTTTtggatcgacatgttcaccaTCATGCGCGCAagcagtgaaaaataaaaatgctgCAGCATTTATggaatcgaaaccgaaagcAGCCCTGGCAATTGAAAAACAACACTATGTGGATGACTATCTGGATAGTTTTACAAACATTCGAGAGGCAACCGCTATTACCAAAGACGTCATCGATATACACCAACATGGCGGATTCTTCATTCGAAACTTTATATCGAACAGTAAGGAATTACTGAGCAATTTATCCAGCGATCGGATCCAATCTACCGACATTAAGGTAATAGAGGATAAGGATTCATGTGCTGAAAAAGTTCTTGGTGTCTATTGGAACACGAAACTGGATTTGATCGGGTATCGATTATCGTTGAAGAAGCTGAGCAATGAAGTAAGACAAACGCTACGATTACCCACGAAAAGAGAGGTGTTAGCATTTGTTATGAGTTTGTATGATCCATTAGGATTGATATCAAATTATACGATAATGGGAAAGATTTTGCTTCAAGAGCTGCACAAAGACGAGTTAGACTGGGATGATGAAGTACCCAAACATTTGAGCAAACAGTGGCAAAATTGGCTTGCGAAAATTCAACAAGCCTCTAACGTAAAAATACCCAGGTGTATAATACCGGATGGAGCAGGAAAATTGGAGCTACATACATTCGTAGATACATCTGAGGCAATCATTGACGACCCTACCCAGATTTTCTGGCGCATCAAAGGATTGGccaaaatttaa
- the LOC129773752 gene encoding uncharacterized protein LOC129773752 yields the protein MWEVDDFDVGKALKEKEVKHHFTRNVARSGDGRYTVRLPLEYIKFMDEYVNLGHMEVALRVAGAQFFLPHHVIHRPESSTTKARIVLDANSKATVHLNYTISLNKLLQTGPIVQPPLVSTVINFRMPIFVFTDEFQQIIWRRDPLQPVQTYQLKTVTYGLTSSSYQAVAVLNIE from the exons ATGTGGGAGGTTGATGACTTCGATGTTGGGAAGGCCCTGAAGGAAAAGGAAGTGAAACATCACTTCACAAGAAACGTCGCAAGGAGCGGTGATGGTCGCTACACTGTTCGTCTCCCACTTG AGTACATCAAGTTTATGGACGAGTACGTCAATTTGGGACATATGGAAGTGGCCTTACGCGTCGCGGGCGCGCAGTTCTTCTTGCCGCATCACGTCATCCATCGTCCGGAAAGCAGCACCACTAAGGCCCGTATCGTTTTAGATGCCAACAGCAAAGCAACTGTTCACCTAAACTACACGATCTCACTGAACAAATTGTTGCAGACTGGCCCCATCGTACAACCACCACTGGTCTCGACggtcatcaatttccggatgcCCATATTTGTTTTCACGGACGAGTTTCAGCAGATCATCTGGCGCCGAGACCCTTTGCAGCCAGTACAAACATATCAACTCAAAACGGTCACGTACGGGCTCACTAGTTCTTCTTACCAGGCAGTTGCAGTGCTCAacatagagtaa